The DNA segment TCTTTACATGGGGGATAGATCAAAATTGGGGTTTCAACTGAAACTATAGTTCAAGCCGTTAATGAATTAACCGAAAAGGAAagtttaatattaaattttcttcatattttacCTGGAATGGATGTTGAGTACACACTGAGTTTCCAATGACCACCacatttctcatttttgtctCCTGTGCACTCCAAGCCACATTCCTCATCGTTGGTGAGCCTTTCAGAGGGTGGATGATTATTGCCGCAGAAACACTCGAAACTGCAATAAATCCAATCACAAAGTTGTGTTCTATTACAAAaagtatattcaattattttaaaaaagctCAAGACTGATTCAATTGTAGAGTGAGTTACAGAAATTTACTTATTTAAAAGGTCAATAAAACAAAAGTACTTCAAATAtcgtttcaattattttttacttgagaataataaatcaaaatttttgtttaatacaGTTTTGATCATGAATTtggttaatataaataaataactccaTTGAGCATTCACCGTTTCAGTAGATTTTTGACGTTTCTCTCTACTACCTATCTTCAGTATAGGCTAGTAATCGAATTGTTGGCAATGGCTTCGCAAATATTCTTGTGGTGTGTCCGTGATCGATAATAAAAGAACAGTAGGTAATTCAAATGAATCATATGGAGCCAAACAATATAAAGAACGTGCCGAAATTGGCTTTTAGAGATGAAATTTAGTCGCAAAAAACTCATTGAGCCTTGTGGTGTGCTGTGGCTATTTCATTACTCAATTACATGTTTTTAATATTGATTTCTTCAGCCCCAGCCTTGTTCATGGGCAATGATAGGGATGGAGATCAGAGATGAATTCACTCACATAATTTCGCAATATAGACTTGGTGATTAATGATTCAAAGGTTTGGGCAGCTCTAGAGTTGtcgattttaaataaatattattatagataaaaaattattacaaaatctcTTGTAATTAAACACATTTAAAAGACATCTAGTTCAGATTTGCGAGATTTGAGTTGATGTTCAATTTGACCTTCATTTGCAATGTAACCATTATCAAACAACATGATACACCAGTGAAGCTCGACTTGAATTGAGTTCTGGAGTGAAACTTTTTGCAAGAGATTCTACAATTTACTTCAATCTACTTAAATCAGACTTATGTGAATCATATATGTTTAGGAAAATCTCTTTCAATTACTAGTAGTGCAGATGTTGAGACAAACCACATTACTTGTATTGCAAAGCTGCATAGCCATATCCAAGTGCATAGCACAGACCAGCACAGTAATGCGGTGTTTGACCTTCTACAAAGTCTGACTGAAATTTGTCAAATAGTCTGCGATCCTCTGATCCAAAATCAGAGTAGCATCCAATGTAATTCAGCTTTTCTCTAGGTGGGGTACctggaatgaaaaatttataacaTTTCCATCATTGAGGGGAAAATTATTCTTTTCGAAATACTATAGTACAGTATGCttataaatacagtattttattttctactagcttacccggcaaacttcgtaccgccaataagtcaatgtatctcatgttacacttgactttatttggtgaaatttatgtgacaatcaatattttcatttacatctcaatacggacttcctatgtgcttagtcatgcagcatttattattcctaGAACGTATTCTTCTTAATCAATTTGTAGTAGTATCTATCAGTAaaatgttgaattaaaaaaaatatatagataggttaaatcagtgtttcagagatgaatttaatgttttcatagttgttgattgtcaatagatggtccaggaaatatgcgatgtacgatgaattacacagaattccattttctttccatcttccatttcaaGATGAATAtaaagctaagctaaattcaaaaaaatgtaaattagtctgtcattcttcagtaataattaatgaatgcaatatgaataactctttttcatgaggtgaataatttttttccaacattttccagtttctcaatgataggggagtgataattatttgtttagttcttctaaggaacgattatctacagctggtactaatcaactacactaactCCAACtcaaaactaccgttttaaggctgtgcaaaggctaaaaataaactttctactcgtgatatttttcaaagtttttcgaattgtataattatcataaagctatcaaaatgaaaaagtttttcctggaaatttttttctgattattactttttgagatatgagcgtctaaagattaaatttttgggacagaacatttcaaattcagtaagagataaatccatggagatttagaggatagattcttcatggtattgtactattgttgatctagtagaacaaaaattttctgaaaatatcaatttttatgatagttattcaatttactaaaaataagttttagttgagttatttttggtaaattgaataactttttcaaaaattgatattttcagaaaatatttgttttactggatcaacaataccatgaagaatccatcctctaaatctcatggatttatatcttaccgaatttgaaatgttctgtcccaaaatttcaaacttcaggcgctcatatctcaaaaagtaataatcggaaaaaaatgttttcctgagaaaactttttcattttgatagcttgatgatatacgaatcgaaaaactttgaaaatatcacgagtagaaagttaatttttagcctttgcacagccttaatatacATGTACCAGTACACAGAGTGACGTGTTAATTACACAGCTGGTCACTTTAGATGCTCAATCATCTTATAACAATAATTAGGCTattatcttgaatcatgattatctttccgttcttcggtagccgctcggtcgaaatttcgaaaacataggtctgtaaaatggattaataaatgattatttttagcccccctattaaaatttcttgtcagaaaccatccccaatattcacacaacatattcaaaaatttcatgccgttctgacaattagttttcgagtctatagagaacaaacaaacatacaaacaaacacacaaacagacattcatttttatatatgtaGATAAAACCTAAACTTTTAGGCACCACTTATATTGAGCATGATTTATGAAGTGAATCAATTATTACTGTTCTGGTTGGATTATAAATAATCcaaaagtggactgtataaatttTAGGGggtttaaatattcaaatggaATCAAGTTTACTTATGCACAATAATGAACAAAAGAAAGGACTTACCATGTTTTTGACCAGTACCTATAATATTGTATGTCAATTTGTGTATTGCGGGATGTAGGAATATGGAAAGAACAGTTATTAGAGAAATGGGAATTAAAGGATGGTTCAGTAAATCAGTACatacaaattaataagaatGATTGGTTATGAACACAACCATTGAACAAGTTTCCTGATTCAATTACAGTATAACTTCGAGATAGAATTATAAAACTTCTGACGAACAGCGAAATAATTAGGCTAATGTGAGCTTAGCTCGCATTATCCTCCATCTCTTTCTCTACAAATGGAGATAGTTGTTGAAAACGATTGGGACAAATTTTCCCTTTTTTCAATAGAGTCAATTCTGAACAAAAATGGATTTTTTTAACAACTTTACATAAGTAGAGCTCAGCCACGTCCAAATTTGATTCTCCTGGTTGAGGTAACAGTTTCAATACCTTCAAAATtactatcataatattcaacaaGCGACGATAACTGGAGCAATAACTCAAAGGTGAAAACGAATATATTCGGGCTTGGTGTGTCCAGACATACTTTTCAAAAACGAATATTTTCGTGCTTGGCAGTGAAAGGGTtaaaggtgagacattttttgaaaaaacacttctgcctccaattttttcatcttttgggccttataatttttgaagagAATCTTGAGATTTCTCTTAAacctaaaactgctgcaacagtcatgGGAATGCGTGGATTATAtatgaaatgaaagataatttaatgctctacaatctcttAACTAGCACattcttttttcatcaatttttgaaaagttattagacttgaaagagcgaaaaatggaagaaaaactgggttttcgaaaatgcatcactttagaacatatatatctcgaaaagtatcaGATCTATCAAAAACCTCTACCAGACAAATCTTGTACgaaatttattaagcttcatttttatgcagttgattatttcaatagaactcattgtttccaagatatacgGTAAGCATGaaagtaataagtggaaaatgcaactttcaaaccactctcatcccttcagcacatgatgtaggggttgggatttttgatatgctcacctccaaactagtgtcaacaaagctgcaaagtctaaaattgagttccaaacattccctccaaatttcattgtcaactgatctattgttgctgaacagaaaatttcactctcaacactaaaactgctgcaacagtcgtagggaaatgcgtaaaatgatgaaaatatacatcaaattgaagataattgaaTTATCTCTAATTTGATGCTccatcagctcataatcagccttttttttcatcaatcgctcaaaaaggccgaaaagatgaagaaattggaggcagaagaggtttttcaaaaatgtcttacctttaagagcggatatctcagaaactataagagatatagaaaaaatgtagagaacaaaacttgttggtaattctgtgagcttcaattttgtatataatacaaatgttcataagatgcatattttccgagatatatgcgaaaaattaaaaaatggtactttcaaaccacccccacccctttagcacatggGGTGGTGGTGAGGACTTTCGATAtcttaatcctcttactatccatgaaagagctgtggagttgaaaattatgttccaaaattttccttCCATACCTTTATTTAAGCATTTGTCGCCTGTACTTAttcctcaatatttatatttgtcaaatatttgtttaaatgtatttttcaagttgaatagcTGATAACCTTCAGGCAAATTTCTaagtaaacaattattagaCAGGATACTTtgtggtggtggggggggggcatTGTTTGCCAATTTCGCCCTAGGGctgcaaagtccctagggccatGCCTGCATATTACTATGATCATGTTGACTGCTAGACATTGTCAGTTCTGCTTTAGCACCatctaattcttttttattGAGACTTTCCAATGCTAAATTAATAACAGCTACAAACtctaaataatttaatttaatatcataATCTGGGTTCAACTCAACTTCTAATTCAATAACAGTACTTTCAACCTGGGAGTGCTGTTCAACAGTAGCTGGTATCAAACTAGCTAATACTCTAAATTGTTTAGAAATTTTCTTATCAGACAAATCTTTTATTAAGTCATGAGCTCTCTGAATTCCTTGGAATAATTGTTCTAGTTTAGCTCTGTTAATGTGTAAGAACTTTTCAACTTTCTCTTTGTCAGACATTTCAAAAGAGATACACTACAACAcacttcacaaaaaatatttcccAAAGTGATGTCAATAGATTCTATTGAGACAGAAACTAGCACAAATGCTGATAGAACAACTATCTTGAAATGAAGATAAGCCTGAGTTATCTTTAATAGAAACAGACAACAATATGTTGATTGATGAACAAACTTGTCTGACTTGCACCAACAAAACGTAACTTGTTGTAGACATAACTTACAAAATTTGTTAGGTTAGCCAtctaacaaaattaataaaagaatTAAATTCTGGGTCAATCTGGCCCGGAGGACCAAAAGATGTTCTGGTTGGATTATAAATAATCcaaaagtggactgtataaatttTAGGGAAAagctttattatcattttgacTTTTTCAGATATGAGTGCCTAAAGTTGAAATCTTAGGGTAGATCATTTTCCGgtagcaaataaattcatgaaatttgaggataCCAAGATGCTCAAAGATACTGTTTATTTcatgaaatagaatttcataaaaaGGCATGGTGCTCAGCCTCAAAATCTTCAGTTCAATGTCTCCCTTAATAGCATTAGCTTTTATGTTGTTGTATATTTCTTGAGTAGATCTCCTAATTTGATGAAGTGTTTCTCTTACtcttcaattctaataataataatcaaagttgatatcatatcataatattatgtaatagtatactgtaatttttcaaattctatgataaatgtatatattattgtagttttttatctatatttctaaatcattttcgtacTCATCAAGTGTTTTGTGTTGATTATAAGTATTTGTATTaatgaaatttgtattactaaATCGGAAACAGTTTTGGGGCTTCAAAGTTTGTTGTTTCCATACCAATAagctttttttaaataataaaatatgaataatgattttttttaaatattcgtGTGAAATAGAATTCAtgattaatagaaataaaaaaaaatcattattcatGTTTCCATTTATCTAATACTGCAACGCTAAACCAAACTTAAAGAGACTTCACTTTTGCTTCCAATCAATGCCTGGAGCCATGTGAATTCCACactattgaaatattgaagCGTTCAGCTCACTTACTTTGATAGTTCAGTGTGCTTTAATATCAGTCCAACGTCACAATTTACTCATCAACTCACTCATGCACACTGTAGAGTGTAgacttcataatacaatattgataataatgttgcAGTGTTCTTCAAGGTTAGATCTATTGACAAATAATTACAGAACGTAGCTAGAGTAATAGCTGTTAtgaagaaattttaattttccgaTTCTCATTCTGATAGtagtttgatttgattataGCAAATTCGGAAAATGTGTAATCAAGACACACCTGTTAAACCAGTTTTGTAAGCACTAGTTCTCCATCCGGCTCCACACTTTTCTTCCTTGTTTCCAGGACAATCTGTGCTGCATTCAGTCTCATCAGTTCTTGCCGTGAAAAGCGGTCTCTCATTGCCACAGAAGCATTCAACCCTGCAAATTCCAAATATCATGTTATTCTATAAATAGTTCAAACGTTCCTGAAATTCAAAATcgaatttatttgataaatcccaattcaataattatgctatcattataatatttagaAATTATTAACCTTTTGAAAATTTCGAAATGAATATTAGGCCTAAATGGaatcaatttaattcatttcaatgaGGTATTTTCGATACGGTACCATTCTTCTTTTATGGCGCTACAGCCCATGATGAGCCTTAGCCTCCTCAACTATCAACCTCCACGCATCTCTATCATTGACTATGCCTCTCCATCCCCTCACTTCCAAACTCCTCACATCATTCAGCACCTCATCCAGCCATCTTTTTCTGGGTCTCCCTCTCTGTCTTCTATTGTGGAGCTTCTCCCGCATCACAATTTCAGGGATTCTGCCCGCAGTCATCCTTTCCACATGACCTATGATTAGTTCATGCCGTTATGAATCAAACTAATACGGTACCATTAtaatcttttaaaataataaatttctagtattttctcaataaatcaaTACGGTTGATTAACGTAACGAAAAGATCCATTAAAAAAGGcctatttcttgttttttttttttttaatattcagaATGTCCAGTAACTCTTTGAGAATACTTTCGGGTGGTCacaaaagaattgaaaaaagcctgaaaataaattatttcttctattcaacataataaccatagatctaataataaaaccagtctataataataagaaaaaacattgaatgtCCTATCTAATAAGTAGAGCGAGCTAGGttgattttaatttaataaacaaaatcATAACTCTTGTCACTAAAAGTTCCTCTAGTAAAGTTTTATAGTGTACCTATGAATCCACTGGAACTACATCAATCATATTATGAACGTGTAATGTGATAGAAACAAGTTTGGTAATTGAATTGGTTAAAATGGGAATGAAGATTTGAACTCTTCTATTGTCCATATCATCATCACACAAAAtgtaactttgttgaagttctgacactgtgttaccagtaaatatttgaaaaaacacttacttttacTTTTTTGACATCaggaggctgatgaagctcctcttcaggagtgaaatgcattcctcaagactccaatcaaaagtgttttttcaaatatttactggtaacacagtgtcagaacttcaacaaagttattatatagtgtttcgtcatggaaagcaacttcaacACAAAATGTTCTTAAATGTTTACAAACCACAGACATTAACGATTCTGTAATTTTAATGATCAgaatttacaatttttcaattaactgtatttttgtcaattaattttttttcttttaggataaattgatttttgtaaaacacTGAAAGTTGGAATACTTGCCCATATTGAATTCCTGCGTATGCATAGCTTTTTGATTTACATAATTCAATACATGCCTTCGGTgacatattttcaatattgaccTTGTGATTGCCAAACAGTCGTCTGCTGGGATTACCGTCGATATAACATCCGATATAATACTGCTTGTAACTTTCAGCCAGAGAACCTGAAACTAAATAAAAAGCAATAGTTTATAAGCAATAAAGAGTAGTTTTGAAGAATAAAACTAGTTTATTGCaaattaataatgttttcttcaatttgaaaattgatagcTATGTCATGTTTACATCGCTTGTTTTTTGCGCATGACGGTTCTGTACTGACGTACTGTAGCTATTAATAGAGAGTGAATCAATTGATTTATTACTGGGAAGTTAAGTTAGTTAaaagtttgaaaattgaaacaaaattggTCCTTATTGAAATGAAACATATGTCAATGACAATATAATATGGAAATAGCTTTAAATAATAGTGGAAAAGTATAGATTGACAACACAATAATATGTACGGTACCTAGTCGACGaacataataatgatataattatacTAGGCCattttattgacttttttatttagggttacttttaatataaataaaaaatataaatctcagtaccctttcaaaTTGACGTTTTAgtgaaatcacttgaaaatggcattaatgtccgaaacatgtgaaaaaataatttaaaagggtactgagattcatatttttatttaaattatactAGGGTATGTAACAATTACATTAACAATTCCGGTACCGTGTACGGTACTTTACTGTCATAATTAGACTGTGGTCAACCTGTAGTAGCCTACAGAGAAGGCTTGTTGACTtgttaaaaattttattcataaataacatCATTACAACCTTTCAAACTAAATGTAGAAGAGTCTTCATTATCCTATGCAtagtataatttatataaaagtaaatgaataaataggttTTTAGATGCAAGATGAAGGCCCAGAGACTTCACTAATAAATGCACCGCACATACCGGTAATTGATTGTCCAgagagataataaaatttcaaccaGTGACGAAGGAGTTTAGAATATTTAGAGCTTTGAAAATTACTATCTCTTGTTTCTCTTAGGCCAATGCACATTATTTTGTTGTAAGTTACGGTATTTGGCAAGTTATTAAgacaaattgaaaatcaaattataaataagTTGACAACAATGAAGtaaataattctcatcacaaAATATTAGGCATTGATAGCAGAGTATGATAAGAAAGATTATCaaccaatttattttttccctgTCATATTTCTGGTTTATCTTGGTTATCACTTTTTATATAGATTCACATAATAtcaccaataattatttttcaatactctgctattattttatttttaatatttatagtttatgcCTCTGTACatcatttaatttttaataatctaGGCAGTCTAGCCTTCTAGCTTATATCGAGTATGAAATAGTAATATTCACTTAGGCCTATCCTATATGGTACAGGAAAGAGAATAAATTTATCCTTTACAATTGAATCGATTTAGAATATCGATTATTTAGATTTGATATCGACTattaatgaaaatttcacatctTTTGTTGTGCGTTAATGAAATGTATATATGATGATAgtataaatgaaatattatattcaagaataatttatataatattgagaATTATCAACATCTTACcttcgaataataataataataagactgTCCACAGCTTcaataataatggaaaatatGAATGAGTTTCCATGTTGTTAAGCGTAGATCACAAGGTTGTAAGAGATTCACTCACTTTTCAATGTGTTTTAGAAGAATCCATTCACATTACAGAGTCCATAGAAGACGCAGCCGGCACTCAATTTAAAAGCACACTGAGCAGAGCAGAAATCAGAGAGTCGAAGAAGCAGCCAGCGTCACTGCTGCAAGCCTTGAGTTAGTGATTATCTTGAATTAGATAGTAACGGGAAACTCGTTTGGTGAGGTTTTTCGAATTAGAATCAAGATGGCACTGACAATTGGATGAGTCTCACATTGAGATATATAGACATAACTATCTTAAGCTAGCTGAAATTTGATTGGTGTGTCTGGCTCACTGAACATGTATTTGTTTAACATTTTTATTGGGCCAGCGTCGAAGATTATCAGTGATCTTCGGACAGTAATTGCATCGGAGAATCGCAAGTGTGATAAGACGAGacttttcctcttctttgaCAGCTAACCATCGATTGCTGATCTTATGCAATgagtaaacaattattttagCAAAAATCTTTTCTAATAAGATAACAATGCATACTTCTTTCCTCGTTTTTAATCAGCATAATAAAAACTTGATGGCTGattcaagaaaaaaaacagtAGTACGGATTATTACATTCAGGATTAAAAGTATTATTGTACATTCAAAATAAGTAATGAATTTAGCAAATCAcattttgtaataaaaatacaaacttaggatttattttattgtttttagaaACATTTCTTTGATAGAATATATACTGAAATGATTCCTAAACACAATTTATGTACTTTCACAAAAAAAACATGttccatatttttttaaatccttGCTTGTCTTGTATACTAGTTTTTTGGTTAATCTCTTTCAGATTTTAAACAAAATATCAgtataaatatattgtaatcaaTCGGCATTAGAAGACCACGAACAAAAATATCGCAAAATAATGtttgaaacactttcatgaacataataaatttttatgtcAATTCCAGTTTCTCAATCAGAAATAATCCATGAaaacatttgatattttcatgGAGAGAGACGGTCTATTGATAAATCAAAGATATCAGTGATTGAGAGCTTTgcaattcatattattattaaaataaaatacccGTAATAATTGATGTTTGAGGTGCAttgtataaaaacaaatttatttatttattcattacacAATATTCACATGAAATCACTTAATAGAGCAAAGCTCTCATGAATCTTCCAAACTTGATCCATTTGGATACAAACTAATAGTAATTGCTTCTCAGAATTGTATTTACAAGAGCAAAAAAGGATTAAGAGCCAATTTATGAGTAACCGACTACTTCAACCACTTCTAAAAACCTTCTAAATCAATAGATTTACAGGAGAAGGTAGAAgttaaaaaaacaatatatgacattataaaatttattattgtaccATAAAACGTCATGCACATACATGGCAGTCGCTTTTTAGAAGAAAAAATCACTTCAACCAATCAATACAAgataataaattttacaatgaaaatagaaagaatttcaaaattgaaaacattatttttacataaatttaagTTGAATAGAGTTCAATTTAAATACAACACTGAATAGCATAAACATTTTATGTGTATAGAATTACAACACGAATGCATAGAAATAATGTTAGTTATTAAATTACTGTATGTACACATTGCTTTAATAAACAGTCTCAATGCCAGTAGCATTgagagagaactaataactagTCGATGTAGCTCCTAAGTagaaaatataaacatacagGTTAAATTTTAGGATGAAACATCAATATgatagatgataataatattgtcagttggaaatgaaaaaatgcGAGAAACATGAGAAAACAAACTGGAATGAGAACAAATGTTTATCAAAACCAAATCAAGTCAGTTCAGATTCTAGAGAACCTCGAACTGGGATTTTGATTGTCAtcgtttaaaaaattattattcctttCATCCAAATTTCACAATGAACGACCCTCTTCAATAAGACTTGATCATAATCTGATTAAACATGAATTTACAGAGT comes from the Nilaparvata lugens isolate BPH chromosome 1, ASM1435652v1, whole genome shotgun sequence genome and includes:
- the LOC111050988 gene encoding WSC domain-containing protein ARB_07867, yielding METHSYFPLLLKLWTVLLLLLFEVSGSLAESYKQYYIGCYIDGNPSRRLFGNHKVNIENMSPKACIELCKSKSYAYAGIQYGVECFCGNERPLFTARTDETECSTDCPGNKEEKCGAGWRTSAYKTGLTGTPPREKLNYIGCYSDFGSEDRRLFDKFQSDFVEGQTPHYCAGLCYALGYGYAALQYNFECFCGNNHPPSERLTNDEECGLECTGDKNEKCGGHWKLSVYSTSIPDIPALGRYIGCYIDNGDKRVFNGIKKDFPSRNNPQLCVNFCLRNNYQYAGLQYGRECYCGNDELTAGLVPDHQCEMECPGDDTRACGNHWRLAVYQLTIQFRSPQYLGCFKDESSEIRLFKGYQQNFYNSLTVQSCIDICRSKGFQYSGLQYRYQCFCEDRKPPNASLVGDNNCLYPCSGDSSQICGGDWRYSVYWNGFKSESFCY